Proteins encoded in a region of the Panicum hallii strain FIL2 chromosome 3, PHallii_v3.1, whole genome shotgun sequence genome:
- the LOC112884425 gene encoding serine/arginine repetitive matrix protein 1-like, producing the protein MTSLSLSEQERREAARPPVPNGPPGSGESRTQRPAAAATGTDAAVPRGKRSPRARAETPRWGAFRLPAPTPPAATRCQDCGAIETAQWRSGPLGPRTLYNNCGVRRRLAGERWGKPRPRRPRKAAARAVSDQPPQTEESRLTPESPPDAQICEQKLAPAPNLVLVTSPPPATESLTAQATARTGSASDSEQPSPQEIPASESSSQQERAKRKSPSPTMEPLPPNNKKNKKTAEKLCKHCGSSETPQWSEGAKGPRTLRNACGVRNRQGRLLPEYRPQASPTFEAEHASSHSGVLELRRKRKNKQQEPPPPLAQPQPVDDSQDVDLMPQPLPRRVDDIASKLRAGARANNDRSASNNAGAPRRTGPVAKRGRIKIHPFLLDGPARPMIVEPEAPC; encoded by the coding sequence ATGACGTCCTTGTCGCTGAGCGAGCAGGAGCGCCGGGAGGCGGCGAGGCCGCCGGTCCCCAACGGCCCGCCGGGATCTGGCGAAAGCAGAACCCAgcggcctgccgccgccgccaccggcacGGACGCCGCCGTTCCGCGCGGGAAGCGCAGCCCTCGCGCCCGGGCCGAGACGCCCCGCTGGGGGGCCTTCAGGCTCCCCGCGCCCACGCCGCCGGCGGCCACGAGGTGCCAGGACTGCGGCGCCATCGAGACAGCGCAGTGGAGGTCCGGGCCGCTGGGCCCCCGCACGCTCTACAACAACTGCGGGGTCCGGCGCAGGCTAGCCGGGGAGCGGTGGGGGAAGCCGCGACCGCGACGCCCCCGGAAGGCAGCAGCGAGGGCCGTCTCCGACCAGCCGCCTCAGACGGAGGAGAGCAGGCTGACCCCGGAGTCCCCACCGGACGCCCAGATCTGCGAGCAAAAGTTAGCTCCCGCTCCCAACCTGGTCCTGGTGACGTCTCCGCCTCCGGCGACGGAATCCTTGACAGCGCAAGCGACGGCGAGGACGGGCTCCGCCTCCGACTCCGAGCAGCCGTCGCCACAGGAGATCCCGGCCTCGGAGTCGTCCTCGCAGCAGGAGCGGGCCAAGCGCAAGTCTCCGTCACCGACAATGGAGCCCTTGCCGCCgaacaacaagaagaacaagaagacggCGGAGAAGCTGTGCAAGCACTGCGGGTCGTCAGAGACGCCACAGTGGAGTGAGGGGGCGAAGGGCCCCAGGACGCTGCGCAACGCCTGCGGCGTGCGGAACAGGCAGGGGCGGCTGCTGCCGGAGTACCGCCCGCAGGCGAGCCCCACCTTCGAGGCAGAGCACGCCAGTTCGCACAGCGGCGTGCTCGAGCTTCGCCGGAAGCGGAAGAACAAGCAGCAGGAGCCGCCTCCGCCACTGGCGCAGCCGCAACCCGTGGACGACAGCCAGGACGTCGACCTGATGCCGcagccgctgccgcgccgcgtGGACGACATCGCCAGCAAGCTgcgcgccggcgcccgcgccaaCAACGACCGCTCGGCCAGCAACAACGCAGGTGCGCCCCGCAGGACTGGGCCAGTGGCCAAGCGTGGCCGGATTAAGATTCACCCGTTTCTGCTCGACGGGCCGGCGCGGCCCATGATTGTCGAGCCGGAAGCACCATGCTAG
- the LOC112884426 gene encoding biofilm regulator 1-like, which yields MAGSGGAEGERDGRLAYDAPAWTLLLAAVSRKKRSRRGPASSRSWAFRRPVPVPPPPEAKKPMARKATRAGRCVDCDATETPQWRAGPTGPGTLCNSCGVRRRAAGERWGERRRPRRATARSVSDQQPLQESRPIPDPESPPDSQICEQELAPAPKLVLVTSPPPATESLPALGMARTDPDSDQPSKKKKKPPAKTNEDKLCDHCASSSTPKWREGPKGPHTLCNACGVRYSQGRLLPEYRPQVSPTFKCREHASLHSEELELRRQRKDKQQQPVKLMPLLLPRPLDHLASELPVGDIDDNSGVAAANPTDERRR from the coding sequence ATGGCCGGCTCtggcggcgcggagggggagCGGGATGGGCGCCTCGCCTACGACGCCCCGGCGTGGACGTTGCTCCTGGCCGCCGTTTCCCGCAAGAAGCGCAGCCGTCGTGGCCCAGCCTCGTCCCGCTCGTGGGCGTTCAGGCGCCCCGTGCCCGTCCCCCCACCGCCCGAGGCCAAGAAGCCGATGGCGAGGAAGGCGACGAGGGCGGGGAGGTGCGTGGACTGCGACGCGACCGAGACGCCGCAGTGGAGGGCCGGGCCGACGGGGCCGGGGACGCTCTGCAACAGCTGCGGGGTCCGGCGCCGGGCAGCCGGGGAGCGGTGGGGGGAGCGTCGACGCCCCCGGCGTGCGACGGCGAGGAGCGTCTCCGACCAGCAGCCGCTGCAGGAGAGCCGGCCGATCCCGGATCCGGAGTCCCCACCGGACAGCCAGATCTGTGAGCAAGAATTAGCTCCCGCTCCCAAACTGGTCCTGGTGACGTCTCCGCCTCCGGCGACGGAGTCCTTGCCGGCGCTGGGGATGGCAAGGACGGACCCCGACTCAGATCAGCcctcgaagaagaagaaaaagccGCCGGCCAAGACGAATGAGGACAAGCTGTGCGACCACTGCGCGTCGTCGTCGACGccgaaatggagggaggggcCGAAGGGCCCCCACACGCTGTGCAACGCGTGCGGCGTTCGGTACAGCCAGGGGCGGCTACTGCCGGAGTACCGCCCGCAGGTGAGCCCCACCTTCAAGTGTAGAGAGCACGCCAGCTTGCACAGCGAGGAGCTCGAGCTTCGCCGGCAGCGGAAGGACAAGCAGCAGCAGCCCGTGAAACTGatgccgctgctgctgccgcgCCCTTTGGACCACCTCGCCAGCGAGCTGCCCGTCGGTGACATCGACGACAACTCCGGCGTGGCAGCTGCCAACCCGACGGACGAGCGGCGCCGATGA
- the LOC112886994 gene encoding V-type proton ATPase 16 kDa proteolipid subunit, with the protein MSSVFSGDETAPFFGFLGAAAALIFSCMGAAYGTAKSGVGVASMGVMRPELVMKSIVPVVMAGVLGIYGLIIAVIISTGINPKAKPYYLFDGYAHLSSGLACGLAGLAAGMAIGIVGDAGVRANAQQPKLFVGMILILIFAEALALYGLIVGIILSSRAGQSRAD; encoded by the exons ATGTCGTCGGTGTTCAGCGGCGATGAGACCGCCCCCTTCTTCGGCttcctcggcgccgccgccgcgctcatCTTCTCAT GCATGGGGGCGGCGTACGGGACAGCCAAGAGTGGCGTCGGCGTGGCATCCATGGGTGTCATGCGCCCTGAGCTCGTCATGAAGTCCATTGTGCCCGTGGTCATGGCTGGTGTGCTCGGTATCTATGGGCTCATCATTGCTGTCATCATCAGTACTGGGATCAACCCCAAGGCCAAGCCATACTACCTCTTTGACGGCTATGCCCACCTGTCGTCTGGCCTTGCCTGTGGTCTTGCTGGGCTTGCCGCCGGCATGGCCATTGGCATTGTCGGTGATGCTGGTGTCAG GGCTAACGCTCAGCAACCTAAGCTGTTTGTGGGCATGATCCTCATCCTCATTTTCGCTGAAGCGCTCGCCCTCTATGGTCTCATTGTCGGCATCATCCTCTCATCCCGCGCTGGCCAGTCCCGTGCAGACTAG
- the LOC112884923 gene encoding fatty acid amide hydrolase-like: MGLFSSPAKVYKPAADVDLGPGSDEFYISPNVKAPRVAGLLVKIFVWILEMPIVGQMVLYILKKDNLINKLVSDADIPEPPLFTATHSWEDIPEQNVMLTKPDLSAAERVQEAVGCLPARLEATLAADAPWSGLKRWTIRDFYDAYSSGETTPVQVATRFLAAVKESSGPGLNMAFFISCDPEDVMRQAEESTLRYQRGAPLSALDGVLVAVKDEIDCAPYPTTGGTRWLGAARRCEADAACVAQLRACGAVLAGKANMHELGAGTSGINPHHGSTRNPYNATKIAGGSSSGSAAVVCAGLCPVALGVDGGGSVRMPASLCGVVGFKPTAGRLSSAGVLPLNWTVGMPGILAGTVEDALIAYSAIVDQSQPSYLRPELNLPQLMSSLSINNIKLAKYAKWFNDSAEDIRSCCDKALKTLQAHYGWQTVDVTIPEIEEMRLAHYVTIGSECTASLAKYLDKLKRSEIGWDARVALSVYGSFSSRAYLNSQRLRNRQMYFHKEIFKTADVIVSPMTGVTAYTLQDDAFDTGELDYINGAALVRYSIAGNFLGLPAITVKVGYDKGGLPIGLQFIGRPWSEATLLHIAFAMQEACAKGYKKPAVFYDLLKKE, translated from the exons ATGGGCCTCTTCAGCTCGCCAGCGAAGGTCTACAAGCCGGCCGCCGACGTCGACCTCGGCCCCGGAAGCGACGAGTTCTACATCAGCCCCAATGTCAAAG CTCCTCGAGTTGCTGGGCTCCTGGTGAAGATCTTCGTGTGGATCCTGGAGATGCCGATCGTCGGGCAGATGGTGCTCTACATCCTGAAGAAGGACAATCTCATCAACAAG CTGGTCTCTGACGCCGACATCCCGGAGCCGCCGCTGTTCACGGCAACCCACAGCTGGGAAG ACATTCCGGAGCAGAATGTGATGCTGACCAAGCCCGACCTTTCGGCGGCCGAGCGGGTCCAGGAGGCCGTCGGCTGCCTCCCGGCGCGGCTGGAAGCCACGCTCGCCGCCGACGCGCCGTGGTCGGGCCTGAAGCGGTGGACGATCCGGGACTTCTACGACGCCTACAGCTCGGGGGAGACGACGCCTGTTCAG GTGGCGACGAGGTTCCTGGCGGCGGTGAAGGAGAGCTCGGGGCCTGGCCTGAACATGGCCTTCTTCATCAGCTGCGACCCCGAGGACGTGATGAGGCAGGCCGAGGAGTCCACCCTGAGATACCAGAGAG GTGCGCCGCTGTCGGCGCTTGACGGCGTGCTGGTGGCGGTGAAGGACGAGATCGACTGCGCGCCGTACCCGACGACGGGCGGGACGCGGTGGctgggcgcggcgcggcggtgcgAGGCGGACGCGGCGTGCGTGGCGCAGCTGCGGGCCTGCGGCGCCGTCCTCGCCGGCAAGGCCAACATGcacgagctcggcgccggcaCCAGCGGCATCAACCCGCACCACGG GTCCACGAGGAACCCATACAACGCCACCAAGATCGCCGGCGGCTCCTCCAGCggctccgccgccgtcgtctgCGCCGGCCTCTGCCCCGTCGCCCTCGGCGTCGACGGAGGCG GTTCGGTCCGGATGCCGGCGTCGCTGTGCGGCGTCGTGGGGTTCAagcccaccgccggccgcctctcCAGCGCCGG ggTGCTTCCGCTCAACTGGACGGTCGGGATGCCGGGGATCTTGGCGGGGACGGTGGAGGACGCCCTCATCGC TTATTCGGCGATCGTCGATCAGTCCCAGCCGTCCTACTTGCGG CCTGAGCTGAATCTGCCTCAACTCATGTCCAGCCTGTCCATCAACAACATCAAACTAGCGAAATATGCAAAG TGGTTCAACGATAGTGCCGAGGACATCAGGAGCTGCTGCGACAAGGCTCTCAAGACGCTGCAGGCGCACTACGGCTGGCAG ACCGTGGATGTGACCATTCCTGAGATCGAGGAGATGCGGCTGGCGCACTACGTCACTATCGGCTCCGAGTGCACGGCGTCGCTCGCCAAGTACCTCGACAAGCT GAAGAGGTCTGAGATCGGCTGGGACGCCAGGGTCGCGCTGAGCGTCTACGGTTCCTTCAGCAGCAGAGCCTACCTGAACTCGCAAAGACTTCG GAACCGGCAGATGTACTTCCACAAGGAGATCTTCAAGACCGCCGACGTGATCGTCTCGCCGATGACCGG TGTGACCGCCTACACGCTGCAAGACGACGCGTTCGACACAGGGGAACTGGACTACATAAACGGAG CCGCACTGGTCCGCTACTCCATCGCAGGGAACTTCCTGGGCCTGCCGGCCATCACCGTCAAG GTCGGGTACGACAAGGGCGGGCTCCCCATCGGGCTCCAGTTCATCGGCCGGCCGTGGTCCGAGGCGACCCTGCTCCACATCGCGTTCGCGATGCAG GAGGCCTGCGCCAAGGGCTACAAGAAGCCGGCGGTGTTCTACGATCTCCTCAAGAAAGAGTGA
- the LOC112884427 gene encoding uncharacterized protein LOC112884427 — protein MGDETTDADAAALKARLDSLIKDAQEAEERAVAARRRATAARALLEEEEQKAVALETAAATARLLVPGTSSGTVVTSSSSSYEATVVAGLHLQAASVLNVRSLVNIVLDSTSVNYASWRDLMMLALERYALLDHIDSDVASSTDPGWRRMDSVVLNWISNSITPELHQVVQERGATARHLWLAIENQFLGNREQRTLHLDAAFRNFVQGDLSVSEYCRKFKNMADALADLGSPVDERILVLNILRGLNRRFEHVGAIIRRYSPFPSFLKARDDLILEELHMGSVGPSADATALYSCSADRPPSSAPGPPSRSGGTGRKGKTKKAAGSGGGRGGTSGHSTSTPPAPSGPDGKASSSGPTYVNPWQGHFAMYPGPLPGNLQRPQVLMAAPGYYMPPGYMPGPQQQAAHPPMALAGGPAGGPVSWSPWTGPGWDQQSLANSFSTMALTPPPTSTQDWVADSGASHHSTPSAGSHYEERDRQVE, from the exons ATGGGTGACGAGACTACagacgccgacgccgccgccctcAAGGCCCGCCTGGACTCCCTCATCAAGGACGCCCAGGAGGCTGAAGAGCGGGCAGTGGCTGCCCGtcgccgcgccaccgccgctcgtgcccttctggaggaggaggagcagaagGCCGTCGCCCTGGAGACGGCTGCTGCTACTGCACGGCTGCTTGTGCCCGGTACGTCGTCCGGCACTGTCGTCACATCGTCCTCGTCTTCCTACGAGGCCACCGTCGTCGCCGGTCTTCATCTACAGGCAGCGTCCGTCCTCAACGTTCGCTCTCTCGTGAACATCGTCCTCGACTCCACCTCCGTCAACTATGCCAGTTGGCGTGACCTCATGATGCTGGCACTGGAGCGCTACGCCCTCCTCGACCACATCGACTCGGACGTCGCCTCGTCTACCGATCCGGGCTGGCGCCGGATGGACAGCGTCGTCCTCAACTGGATCAGCAATTCCATCACCCCGGAGCTTCATCAAGTCGTTCAGGAGCGTGGTGCCACCGCGCGCCACCTGTGGCTCGCTATCGAGAACCAGTTTCTTGGTAACCGCGAGCAGCGCACCCTTCATCTTGACGCTGCTTTTCGTAACTTTGTCCAGGGCGATCTCTCCGTGAGCGAGTACTGCCGCAAATTCAAGAACATGGCGGATGCTCTGGCCGACCTCGGCTCGCCTGTCGACGAGCGGATCCTCGTCCTCAATATCCTCCGCGGTCTGAACCGACGGTTCGAGCACGTCGGCGCCATCATTCGGCGCTACTCTCCGTTCCCGTCCTTCCTAAAGGCGCGGGACGACTTGATCCTGGAGGAGCTTCACATGGGCAGCGTGGGTCCCTCTGCTGATGCTACGGCGCTCTACTCCTGTTCTGCTGACAGGCCGCCTTCTTCCGCACCCGGCCCTCCGTCCCGCTCCGGCGGTACCGGCAGGAAGGGCAAGACCAAGAAGGCCGCCGGCAGTGGTGGCGGTCGCGGTGGTACCTCCGGCCACTCCACTTCGACTCCTCCCGCTCCCTCCGGCCCCGACGGCAAGGCGTCCTCCTCTGGGCCGACTTACGTCAACCCATGGCAGGGCCACTTCGCGATGTACCCCGGCCCGCTTCCAGGCAACCTTCAGCGCCCGCAGGTCCTGATGGCTGCGCCAGGCTACTACATGCCCCCAGGCTACATGCCTGGGCCACAGCAGCAGGCGGCGCACCCCCCTATGGCTCTCGCCGGAGGTCCGGCAGGTGGTCCGGTCTCCTGGTCCCCGTGGACTGGTCCGGGCTGGGACCAGCAGTCACTGGCCAACTCCTTCAGCACCATGGCGCTTACTCCGCCACCCACTTCTACCCAGGACTGGGTGGCCGATTCTGGAGCTTCACATCACTCCACTCCCTCAGCTG GATCTCACTACGAAGAACGTGATCGTCAGGTCGAATAG